The following coding sequences are from one Shewanella putrefaciens window:
- the ovoA gene encoding 5-histidylcysteine sulfoxide synthase yields the protein MDKPITQPPQTLKLIGETEVGKRQELKQYFNQTWALYESLFDLIQDDSAYYLKAEPLRHPLIFYFGHTATFYINKLKLGKFLDERVNDNFESMFAIGVDEMSWDDLNEQHYPWPDVAEVRSYRQQVNAVVNRVIDEMPLTLPITQNSPAWIILMGIEHERIHLETSSVIIRQLPLEYVAPNHLWPACQDTAPAETNSLLAVKGQKVTLGKTEQDQTYGWDNEYGHKIFNVNDFKAAKFLVSNQEYLEFVEAGGYRSPQFWNEEGQAWLAYTQAQMPRFWRLRQDKWWQRNLAEEIPLPLNWPVEVNQLEAKAFCNWKAEQKQSNIRLLTEAEWYILRENVPADAPDWHEVPGNIALAYYASSCPVNRFEHNGFFDIVGNVWQWTESAIDGFDGFAVHPLYDDFSTPTFDGKHNLIKGGSWISTGNEAIASSRYAFRRHFYQHAGFRYVESTQNPAQMAEVNVYETDELISQYLEFHYGAEYFGVANFCVNGVQQALSEIQLSHTTKALDIGCSVGRASFELAKVFDHVDGIDFSARFIQQAYALTEQGEKRYTIRTEGDLQEFKSASLAKLGYELEAKKVNFMQGDACNLKPIYTGYDLVYASNLIDRLNDPKHFLTSIAQRINQGGYLVIASPYTWLEDYTPKDKWLGGVKIKGENFTTLDGLTETLIGQFELVAVKEIPFVIRETKRKFQHSISEMTIWRKRS from the coding sequence ATGGATAAGCCCATAACGCAACCCCCTCAAACCCTTAAGCTCATTGGTGAAACTGAGGTCGGAAAGCGTCAAGAGCTCAAGCAATATTTTAATCAGACATGGGCTTTATATGAGTCACTGTTTGACTTGATCCAAGATGATAGCGCCTATTACCTCAAAGCTGAGCCGCTGCGCCACCCGTTAATCTTTTATTTTGGCCATACAGCCACTTTCTATATCAACAAGCTCAAACTCGGCAAATTTCTCGATGAGCGTGTAAACGACAACTTCGAATCCATGTTCGCCATTGGTGTAGATGAGATGTCTTGGGATGATTTGAACGAACAACATTATCCGTGGCCAGATGTGGCAGAAGTGCGAAGCTATCGCCAGCAAGTTAACGCCGTCGTCAATCGCGTTATTGATGAAATGCCCCTGACGTTACCTATCACTCAAAATAGCCCAGCCTGGATCATTTTGATGGGCATTGAGCATGAACGTATTCATTTAGAAACCTCATCGGTGATCATCCGCCAACTGCCGCTGGAATATGTCGCGCCCAACCACCTCTGGCCTGCGTGCCAAGACACCGCCCCTGCCGAGACCAACAGTTTATTGGCTGTAAAAGGGCAAAAAGTGACCTTAGGTAAAACCGAGCAAGACCAAACCTACGGCTGGGACAACGAATACGGCCATAAAATTTTTAACGTTAACGACTTTAAAGCGGCTAAATTCTTAGTATCAAATCAAGAGTATCTCGAATTCGTTGAGGCTGGCGGCTATCGCTCACCCCAATTTTGGAATGAAGAAGGCCAAGCTTGGCTTGCCTATACCCAAGCACAAATGCCGCGTTTTTGGCGCTTAAGACAAGATAAATGGTGGCAACGTAATTTAGCGGAAGAAATTCCGCTGCCATTAAACTGGCCTGTTGAAGTGAATCAGCTCGAAGCTAAAGCCTTCTGTAATTGGAAAGCCGAACAAAAGCAAAGCAATATACGTCTATTAACTGAAGCTGAGTGGTACATCTTACGCGAGAATGTGCCCGCCGATGCGCCCGATTGGCATGAAGTGCCGGGCAATATTGCTTTGGCTTATTACGCCTCTTCTTGCCCAGTGAATCGCTTCGAACATAATGGCTTTTTCGATATTGTCGGTAATGTTTGGCAATGGACAGAAAGCGCAATCGACGGTTTTGACGGCTTCGCCGTACACCCACTTTACGATGATTTCTCCACTCCAACCTTCGATGGTAAACATAATCTCATCAAAGGCGGCTCATGGATCTCGACGGGTAATGAGGCAATTGCTTCATCACGCTATGCGTTTCGTCGACATTTCTATCAACACGCGGGCTTTCGCTATGTGGAATCCACCCAAAATCCAGCTCAAATGGCCGAGGTCAATGTGTACGAAACGGATGAACTGATTTCCCAATACCTTGAATTCCACTATGGCGCCGAATATTTCGGGGTGGCTAACTTCTGCGTCAATGGTGTGCAGCAAGCGCTCAGTGAAATTCAGCTTAGCCATACCACCAAAGCCCTCGATATCGGCTGCTCCGTTGGGCGCGCGAGTTTCGAACTGGCAAAAGTGTTTGATCATGTTGATGGTATCGACTTCTCGGCGCGCTTTATTCAACAGGCCTATGCGCTGACAGAACAAGGTGAAAAACGTTACACCATACGTACCGAAGGCGACTTACAGGAATTTAAGAGTGCGAGTCTCGCGAAACTGGGATATGAGCTTGAGGCTAAAAAGGTCAACTTTATGCAAGGTGATGCCTGTAATTTAAAGCCCATCTACACAGGTTATGACTTGGTTTATGCCTCAAACCTTATCGACAGGTTGAACGATCCTAAGCACTTTTTAACCAGTATTGCCCAGCGGATTAATCAAGGTGGATACCTTGTCATTGCCTCGCCATACACTTGGCTTGAAGATTATACGCCCAAGGATAAATGGTTAGGTGGCGTTAAGATCAAAGGGGAGAACTTCACCACCTTAGATGGCTTGACCGAAACCTTAATTGGACAATTTGAGCTGGTCGCAGTGAAGGAAATCCCCTTCGTGATCCGCGAGACTAAACGTAAATTCCAACACTCCATTTCGGAAATGACAATTTGGCGTAAGCGTTCATAA
- a CDS encoding PfkB family carbohydrate kinase, which translates to MANILLVANLNCDRILLLDKPLKTGGRFHYQDGGQRLGGGGANTGLGLVWAGHRVALVSQVGRDEMGDWAIAEASTQGLDCRLVQRRSGNTCEMLLVMTPDGERTIIRPQRPIFELSVPPKWQQWDALYFNTSAEGTVSWAKTALDHCLVVAQLAKDDRPRPCHVLLASMSDMQGRCDSAFWEYGKSIGGDSLRYFIVTDGINGANVYTKDKVQHVQAVPAKVVDTTGAGDAYAAGLIHSLCSGQSITDAMAEGAIWAAFAVATDSSIPGDALKGYLEVKGSLS; encoded by the coding sequence ATGGCGAATATTTTACTGGTTGCAAATCTTAATTGTGATCGAATTTTATTGCTGGATAAACCACTCAAAACAGGAGGGCGCTTTCATTATCAAGATGGTGGTCAAAGGCTTGGTGGTGGAGGCGCTAATACTGGGCTTGGACTGGTATGGGCTGGGCATCGAGTGGCGCTGGTCAGTCAAGTCGGGCGCGACGAGATGGGAGATTGGGCCATTGCTGAAGCGAGCACCCAAGGGCTCGATTGCCGTTTAGTGCAACGAAGATCGGGAAATACCTGTGAAATGCTCCTTGTTATGACTCCTGATGGCGAACGCACGATTATTCGTCCACAAAGACCTATTTTTGAATTGTCTGTTCCACCTAAGTGGCAGCAGTGGGATGCGTTGTATTTTAATACTTCGGCCGAGGGGACTGTTAGTTGGGCAAAGACAGCGCTAGATCATTGTCTCGTTGTTGCCCAGTTAGCGAAGGATGATAGACCTAGACCCTGCCATGTACTACTCGCATCGATGAGTGATATGCAAGGGCGTTGTGATAGCGCCTTTTGGGAATATGGCAAAAGTATTGGCGGTGACTCATTACGTTATTTTATTGTGACGGATGGTATTAATGGCGCAAATGTTTATACCAAAGATAAAGTACAACATGTCCAAGCGGTACCCGCAAAAGTGGTCGACACAACGGGGGCTGGAGATGCTTATGCCGCCGGATTAATTCACAGCCTGTGTTCCGGACAATCGATCACTGATGCAATGGCTGAGGGCGCTATATGGGCTGCATTTGCGGTAGCAACTGATAGTTCTATCCCTGGGGACGCACTGAAAGGGTATTTAGAGGTTAAGGGCTCCTTGTCATAA
- a CDS encoding sensor domain-containing diguanylate cyclase, which produces MGNNVWNERRKFIWLLSILLLFAFLVTSSISYKVAHDSLSQQIESNTLPLTSDNIYSEIQQDLLRPIFISSLMAQDTFVRDWTLNHEQEPEKLIRYLKEIQEKYGTVTSFFVSEKSRNYYHSTGILKQIQDVEPDDAWYFRVRSLPESEYYEINIDADTADRSKTTVFVNYKVFDFEGKFIGVTGVGLAVEKVKLLVELYQKRYNRRVFFTDRLGNVTLHGDAYDGSDSLQTSTGLEQLATRILTSPSAAFSYKKNGKTVYLNSRLVSEFKWYLIVEQEDAPQEQDLLNTFWGNLALSLIVTMGILFISNMTLGRYQRKLEMMASTDKLTGAANRQVFEEYFRQALDKAKLTQSPISILLLDIDHFKKVNDSYGHGMGDLVLKTMANMLRGLLQPQDILCRWGGEEFLILLPEMDLSRAAEFAEQIRDLISLREIKVNGLHISITASIGVAEHQAQEPAEDLIKRADLALYQAKAAGRNQVVLNHP; this is translated from the coding sequence ATGGGCAATAATGTTTGGAATGAGCGAAGGAAGTTTATTTGGCTTTTATCTATATTGTTATTATTTGCTTTTTTAGTGACCAGTAGCATCAGTTATAAAGTGGCTCACGATTCGCTCAGCCAACAAATTGAGAGCAATACTTTACCTCTGACGAGTGACAATATTTACTCAGAAATTCAGCAGGACTTGTTACGACCGATCTTTATTTCATCTTTGATGGCGCAGGATACCTTTGTTCGTGATTGGACCTTAAACCATGAACAAGAGCCTGAAAAACTCATTCGTTACCTTAAGGAAATTCAAGAAAAATACGGCACAGTTACGAGTTTTTTTGTGTCAGAGAAGAGTCGAAACTATTACCATTCCACGGGTATTTTAAAACAAATTCAAGATGTTGAACCGGATGATGCTTGGTATTTTCGGGTGCGATCTTTACCTGAATCCGAATATTATGAGATTAATATCGATGCCGATACGGCAGACCGTAGTAAGACAACTGTATTTGTAAACTATAAAGTTTTTGATTTTGAAGGTAAATTTATTGGGGTGACCGGTGTTGGCTTAGCCGTTGAGAAAGTCAAATTACTGGTAGAACTTTATCAAAAACGTTATAACCGCCGCGTTTTTTTCACGGATAGATTAGGTAATGTCACATTACATGGTGATGCCTATGATGGTTCGGATTCACTCCAGACCAGTACTGGGCTAGAACAATTGGCGACACGTATTTTAACGAGTCCGAGTGCGGCATTTAGTTATAAGAAAAATGGAAAAACAGTTTATCTCAATAGTCGTTTAGTATCTGAATTTAAATGGTATTTGATTGTTGAGCAGGAAGATGCTCCCCAAGAGCAAGATTTACTTAACACTTTTTGGGGAAATCTGGCGCTGAGTTTGATTGTGACTATGGGTATTTTATTTATCTCAAACATGACCTTAGGTCGTTATCAGCGCAAGCTAGAAATGATGGCGTCTACCGATAAGCTCACTGGCGCCGCTAACCGTCAGGTGTTTGAGGAGTACTTTAGGCAGGCGTTAGATAAAGCGAAGCTGACACAATCACCCATTTCAATACTCTTGCTGGATATCGACCACTTTAAAAAAGTGAATGACAGTTATGGGCATGGAATGGGGGACTTAGTGTTAAAAACCATGGCTAACATGCTACGTGGTTTACTACAGCCGCAGGATATCCTATGTCGATGGGGTGGTGAGGAGTTTTTAATTTTGCTTCCTGAAATGGACTTAAGTCGGGCTGCAGAATTTGCGGAACAGATCCGTGACCTTATCTCTCTGCGGGAAATCAAAGTGAATGGATTACACATCTCTATTACTGCCAGTATTGGCGTCGCAGAGCACCAAGCACAAGAGCCAGCGGAAGATCTTATCAAACGTGCCGATCTGGCCTTGTATCAGGCAAAAGCAGCGGGTCGAAATCAAGTGGTATTGAATCATCCATGA
- a CDS encoding MOSC domain-containing protein translates to MSKLLINKLSGLYLGTQLQEVAGVATGIDGKQAAQQLLVHIDHVEGDAQADPKHHGGLDRVLHHFPREHYGQYRRWDLITQFEDAPSMGENISTVGLNETQVNIGDILQIGAVKVQVTQPRSPCFKLNLQFGHREFALAMQQSQLCGWFYRILTPGVIELHDRIELIERRTDISVAEAMSLYFSPTFNASAYDRLASCEGLALSWINSLQRRLASQTVEDWQMRLYGPSGI, encoded by the coding sequence ATGTCAAAGCTGTTAATTAATAAATTGTCAGGATTGTACTTAGGAACCCAGCTTCAAGAAGTCGCAGGAGTCGCGACAGGGATTGATGGTAAGCAAGCTGCTCAACAACTGTTAGTGCATATCGACCATGTAGAAGGGGACGCTCAGGCCGATCCAAAACACCATGGCGGGCTTGATCGCGTACTACATCATTTTCCCCGAGAGCATTACGGCCAATATCGTCGTTGGGATTTAATCACTCAGTTCGAAGATGCACCCAGTATGGGAGAAAATATCAGTACCGTTGGACTGAACGAAACCCAAGTTAATATTGGCGATATCTTACAGATTGGCGCGGTAAAAGTGCAAGTGACTCAACCACGTTCACCTTGCTTTAAGTTGAATCTACAATTTGGTCACAGAGAATTTGCTCTCGCCATGCAGCAAAGCCAATTATGTGGTTGGTTTTATAGAATTTTAACTCCTGGGGTTATTGAGTTGCACGATAGGATTGAATTGATTGAGCGTCGTACTGATATCAGCGTTGCCGAGGCTATGTCACTGTACTTTTCGCCAACATTCAATGCCAGTGCCTATGATCGTTTAGCTTCATGCGAAGGATTGGCACTGAGTTGGATCAATAGTTTGCAACGCCGCTTAGCCTCGCAGACAGTAGAAGATTGGCAAATGCGTTTATATGGGCCAAGTGGTATATAA
- a CDS encoding DUF4870 domain-containing protein, which produces MIESVTKSDKDFGLLVYASSFIGYLVPLGSILGPLIIWLMKREESAFVDQCGRSCLNFKLSLLIYVIISGVLAFIGIGFIFLIVLAILDLVCTVLGIIKASEGQVYRYPLTIKFISMD; this is translated from the coding sequence ATGATTGAATCCGTGACAAAGAGTGATAAAGATTTTGGCTTACTCGTGTATGCGTCGAGTTTTATTGGGTATTTAGTGCCGTTGGGCTCTATTCTTGGTCCTTTGATCATTTGGCTGATGAAGCGTGAAGAGTCCGCATTTGTCGATCAATGTGGTCGTAGTTGTTTGAACTTTAAATTGAGTTTGCTGATTTATGTGATTATCAGCGGTGTGCTGGCCTTTATCGGTATTGGGTTTATCTTCCTAATTGTGCTCGCTATTTTGGATCTAGTGTGTACAGTGCTTGGGATTATTAAAGCCAGTGAAGGGCAAGTGTATCGCTATCCACTCACGATTAAATTTATTTCCATGGATTAA
- a CDS encoding methyl-accepting chemotaxis protein: protein MILNNLTIKQKILLTVTFAVLLSTILVGVLSQNSAKRVVEQRMLGSEMPSLMMQIRNKIELDISSLMNAAEQLASSRMLLQWLENDRPQEQEAQVVAQLKDITLQYKLAQASYADRQTAAYYTQDGFLRVLTPAQDGWFFGYRDSGQERMLNVFTEANGEVKLFINYQQPNGRGLVGLAKSLDDMVRLLGSFKIEKTGFVYLVDAKGEVKLHPDTNQIGKSTLNNLYKDASSNSLLNRGDFNLINTKVNGKDMLVASSYIASMDWYLVAQVPEAEVFALLADAAYQILIWTLLIAAGFIVLAIAVAGSVSRPIAQVAAMFRDIGEGEGDLRQRLPVNGEDEIAQLAKGFNSFISKIQESVIEVAQTSEQLGFSAKDVSNQAQQTLEDSHEQKDRTMMVVTAINEMGATVNEIASNAAQAAVAARDADTEASSGQVVVTRARDTINQLSKDVGQVGEVIESLATHTKSIGGILDVIRAISEQTNLLALNAAIEAARAGEAGRGFAVVADEVRNLASRTAASTNEVQGMIDKLQSEATRAVNAMAQSRTRSHEGVVAVDEASQSLVGISDRIGLISDMNIQVAAATEEQSTVVEDINRNVTEINDITQRTANTAQAAAQASLALNQLAHRLDTLVAKFKV, encoded by the coding sequence ATGATATTGAATAACCTCACTATTAAGCAGAAAATTCTGCTAACCGTGACATTTGCAGTACTGCTGTCGACCATACTCGTTGGAGTATTAAGCCAGAACAGTGCTAAGCGTGTCGTAGAACAACGTATGCTTGGGTCAGAAATGCCCAGCTTAATGATGCAAATCCGTAATAAAATTGAGTTGGATATCTCCAGCTTAATGAACGCCGCTGAACAACTCGCTAGCAGCCGCATGCTGCTTCAATGGCTAGAAAACGATCGACCTCAGGAGCAAGAAGCTCAAGTCGTTGCTCAGTTAAAGGACATCACCCTCCAATATAAGCTGGCACAAGCCTCCTACGCCGACAGACAAACGGCGGCTTATTACACTCAGGATGGGTTTCTACGCGTACTCACTCCTGCACAAGACGGTTGGTTTTTTGGTTACCGAGACAGTGGCCAAGAACGTATGCTAAACGTCTTCACAGAGGCAAATGGCGAGGTAAAACTCTTTATTAACTACCAACAACCTAATGGTCGTGGTTTAGTTGGTCTAGCCAAATCCCTCGATGATATGGTGCGTTTGCTTGGATCTTTTAAGATTGAAAAGACAGGTTTTGTTTATCTTGTTGATGCCAAAGGTGAGGTAAAACTGCACCCAGATACCAACCAAATAGGTAAGAGCACCCTAAACAATCTTTATAAAGATGCGAGTTCAAACTCCTTATTAAATCGCGGTGATTTCAATCTGATCAATACCAAGGTCAATGGTAAAGATATGCTAGTTGCCAGTAGTTATATCGCATCTATGGATTGGTATTTAGTGGCACAAGTGCCTGAAGCAGAAGTCTTCGCACTATTAGCAGACGCCGCTTATCAGATCTTAATCTGGACTCTGCTCATTGCTGCTGGCTTTATTGTGCTTGCAATCGCAGTAGCTGGATCGGTCAGCCGCCCAATCGCCCAAGTTGCCGCCATGTTCCGTGATATTGGTGAAGGTGAAGGTGATTTACGCCAACGCTTACCCGTCAATGGTGAAGATGAAATTGCGCAGCTTGCCAAAGGATTTAATAGCTTTATCAGCAAGATTCAGGAGTCTGTCATCGAAGTAGCACAAACCAGCGAACAGCTTGGTTTCTCTGCGAAGGATGTCTCGAATCAGGCGCAGCAAACCTTAGAAGATAGCCACGAACAGAAAGATCGCACCATGATGGTGGTAACGGCTATTAATGAGATGGGGGCGACTGTTAACGAAATCGCCAGCAATGCTGCCCAAGCTGCGGTTGCCGCCAGAGATGCAGATACCGAAGCCAGCAGCGGCCAAGTGGTGGTAACCCGTGCTCGCGATACCATTAACCAATTATCGAAAGACGTTGGCCAAGTGGGTGAAGTGATTGAGTCCCTCGCGACCCACACTAAATCCATCGGTGGTATTTTAGATGTGATCCGCGCTATCTCTGAGCAGACTAACTTGTTAGCCCTCAACGCAGCCATTGAAGCTGCACGTGCAGGTGAAGCCGGACGCGGTTTTGCGGTCGTGGCCGATGAAGTGCGTAACTTAGCATCACGTACTGCGGCATCGACCAATGAAGTACAAGGCATGATAGACAAGTTGCAATCAGAAGCAACCCGAGCCGTTAATGCGATGGCACAGAGTCGCACACGCTCCCACGAAGGTGTTGTAGCCGTTGATGAGGCAAGCCAATCTTTAGTTGGGATTAGTGATCGTATCGGCTTGATTAGCGATATGAATATCCAAGTGGCCGCCGCAACGGAAGAACAATCCACAGTGGTGGAGGATATCAACCGTAACGTCACTGAAATCAATGATATTACTCAACGTACGGCCAACACCGCACAAGCAGCGGCACAGGCAAGTTTAGCGTTAAACCAATTGGCCCATCGTTTAGATACTTTAGTGGCTAAGTTTAAGGTATAA
- a CDS encoding electron transfer flavoprotein-ubiquinone oxidoreductase, producing the protein MERESMEFDVVIVGAGPAGLATACRLMQISQDSGKEITVCVVEKGSEVGAHILSGAVFETKVLDELFSDWREKDAPIKTAVTHDEIYLLSSATDGRVMPNAFVPKTMHNDGNFIISVGNLSRWLASRAEELGVEIFPGFAASELLFNEDNSVKGILIGDMGIGADGEPKDSYMPGMELHAKYTVFSEGCRGHLGKQLIEKYHLDNGKTPQHYGLGFKEIWKVPAEQHEQGKVVHTGGWPLTEGASGGGFLYHMEDNQIAVGLIIDLNYKNPHLSPFDEFQRYKTHPVIAKYLTGGERLSYGARAITKGGLNSLPKMSFPGGLIIGCNAGTLNFAKIKGTHTAMKSGIVAAETLATAMMAGVEGGKDLDCYQTHFEESWLHEELYKSRNFGPAMHKFGTYLGGAFNYIDQNWFGGKFPITLRDEHPDYAQMAPVSTYSKIDYPKPDGKLSFDKLSSVYLSSTYHEEDQPCHLRLKDSSIPLGINLTQFNEPAQRYCPAGVYEIVEEAGQPKFVINAQNCIHCKTCDIKDPSQNITWVTPEGGGGPNYPNM; encoded by the coding sequence ATGGAACGCGAATCAATGGAATTCGATGTTGTTATTGTCGGTGCAGGGCCTGCTGGCTTGGCAACTGCGTGTCGATTAATGCAAATATCACAGGATTCAGGTAAAGAAATCACTGTTTGCGTGGTCGAAAAAGGCTCAGAAGTGGGCGCGCATATTCTATCAGGCGCAGTGTTCGAGACAAAAGTGCTCGACGAGCTATTCAGCGACTGGCGCGAAAAAGATGCCCCAATAAAAACCGCTGTCACCCACGACGAAATCTACCTGCTCAGCTCAGCCACCGACGGCCGAGTCATGCCTAATGCTTTTGTGCCAAAAACCATGCACAACGACGGCAATTTTATTATCAGCGTCGGTAATCTGTCCCGCTGGCTGGCTAGCCGCGCAGAAGAACTCGGTGTCGAAATATTCCCAGGGTTTGCTGCAAGTGAATTGTTATTTAACGAAGATAACAGCGTTAAAGGCATTTTAATTGGCGATATGGGCATAGGCGCTGACGGCGAGCCAAAAGATAGCTACATGCCAGGTATGGAGTTGCACGCTAAATATACTGTATTTTCTGAGGGTTGCCGTGGCCACTTAGGCAAGCAACTTATCGAAAAATACCATTTAGATAATGGTAAAACACCTCAGCATTATGGCTTAGGCTTTAAAGAAATTTGGAAAGTCCCCGCCGAGCAACATGAGCAAGGCAAAGTCGTTCACACTGGTGGCTGGCCATTAACCGAAGGCGCATCGGGTGGCGGCTTCCTTTATCACATGGAAGATAACCAAATTGCGGTCGGCCTTATTATTGATTTGAACTATAAAAATCCGCATCTGAGCCCATTTGACGAATTCCAGCGCTATAAAACCCACCCTGTGATTGCTAAGTATTTAACGGGTGGCGAACGCCTTAGTTATGGCGCCCGCGCGATTACTAAAGGCGGCTTAAACTCGCTACCTAAGATGAGCTTCCCCGGAGGCCTTATCATAGGTTGCAATGCGGGCACCTTGAACTTCGCTAAAATCAAAGGTACTCACACTGCGATGAAGAGTGGAATCGTTGCCGCTGAAACCTTAGCTACAGCCATGATGGCAGGCGTTGAGGGCGGTAAAGATCTTGACTGTTATCAAACTCACTTCGAAGAAAGCTGGCTGCACGAAGAATTGTATAAATCACGCAACTTTGGCCCTGCAATGCACAAGTTTGGCACCTATTTAGGCGGCGCCTTTAACTATATCGATCAAAACTGGTTTGGTGGAAAGTTCCCTATCACACTGCGTGATGAACACCCTGACTATGCGCAAATGGCACCTGTGAGCACTTACAGCAAGATTGATTATCCCAAACCCGATGGCAAACTCAGTTTCGATAAACTCTCCTCAGTATATCTGTCGAGCACTTACCATGAGGAAGATCAACCCTGCCATTTACGCCTAAAGGACAGCAGCATTCCACTGGGCATAAACCTCACCCAATTTAATGAGCCAGCACAGCGTTACTGCCCTGCCGGCGTATATGAAATTGTCGAAGAGGCGGGTCAGCCGAAGTTTGTGATCAATGCGCAAAACTGCATTCACTGCAAAACCTGCGATATCAAAGATCCCAGCCAAAACATCACTTGGGTTACGCCTGAGGGTGGTGGCGGCCCCAACTATCCGAATATGTAA
- the moaA gene encoding GTP 3',8-cyclase MoaA: MSQLQDSFGRKFHYLRMSVTDVCNFKCSYCLPDGYHPDGKTKFLSLNEIENLVSAFSQVGTQKIRITGGEPTLRKDFTDIIRVVADNPRIHTVATTTNGYRLEKHAKEWFDAGLRRINVSVDSLDPKMFYQITGENKFDEVMRGIDAALSAGFERVKINAVLLKGLNDKDLPRFLHWIKHTPIDLRFIELMETGLGREYFQAHHLAGADIKAQLLADGWQFDTPSASDGPAQNFSHSDYKGRIGLIMPYANNFCATCNRLRVSAKGKLHLCLFTESGVDLRDLLQHADQQAELIERLHGQLAQKKETHYLHQGITGVTQHLASIGG, from the coding sequence ATGTCTCAATTACAAGACAGCTTTGGTCGAAAATTTCACTATTTACGGATGTCTGTTACAGACGTTTGTAACTTCAAATGCAGCTACTGTCTCCCAGATGGTTATCATCCTGATGGTAAAACAAAATTCTTATCTCTTAATGAGATAGAAAACCTCGTGTCTGCATTTAGCCAAGTGGGTACTCAAAAAATCCGCATAACGGGCGGTGAGCCTACCCTACGTAAAGATTTTACCGACATTATTCGTGTTGTGGCCGATAACCCGCGTATTCACACTGTTGCGACTACCACTAATGGGTATAGGCTCGAAAAGCATGCCAAAGAATGGTTCGATGCGGGCTTACGTCGTATTAATGTGTCCGTTGACAGCTTAGATCCCAAAATGTTTTACCAGATCACGGGCGAAAATAAATTCGATGAAGTGATGCGGGGGATTGATGCTGCTTTATCGGCAGGTTTCGAGCGAGTAAAAATTAATGCCGTACTGCTTAAAGGCTTAAACGATAAAGATTTACCGCGATTTTTACACTGGATTAAACACACGCCAATTGACCTACGCTTTATCGAGCTGATGGAAACGGGTTTGGGTCGTGAGTATTTTCAGGCCCACCATTTAGCGGGGGCCGATATTAAGGCGCAATTATTGGCCGATGGTTGGCAATTTGATACGCCAAGCGCCTCCGATGGTCCTGCGCAAAACTTTAGTCACTCGGATTATAAGGGGCGTATTGGCTTGATCATGCCCTATGCCAATAATTTCTGCGCTACCTGTAATCGTTTACGCGTATCGGCAAAGGGGAAATTGCATTTATGCCTCTTTACCGAGTCCGGTGTCGATTTGCGTGATCTACTGCAGCATGCTGATCAGCAAGCGGAATTAATCGAACGCCTGCACGGCCAATTAGCCCAGAAGAAAGAAACCCATTACTTGCATCAAGGCATCACTGGTGTCACTCAACATCTTGCCTCTATTGGTGGCTAG
- the moaC gene encoding cyclic pyranopterin monophosphate synthase MoaC, translated as MSNVFTHINADGNAHMVDVTEKAVTEREARAEAFIEMASTTLEMIMSGSHHKGDVFATARIAGIQAAKKTSDLIPLCHPLMLTKVEVDLEAQPEHNRVRITSLCKLSGKTGVEMEALTAASVAALTIYDMCKAVQKDMVISQVRLLEKRGGKSGHFKV; from the coding sequence ATGAGCAATGTATTTACCCATATTAATGCCGATGGCAATGCCCATATGGTCGATGTGACCGAAAAGGCCGTCACTGAACGCGAAGCCCGCGCCGAAGCTTTTATTGAGATGGCGAGCACGACACTCGAGATGATCATGAGTGGCAGCCACCACAAAGGTGATGTGTTTGCGACCGCGCGTATTGCGGGTATCCAAGCCGCAAAAAAAACCTCAGATCTTATCCCTTTATGCCATCCATTAATGCTCACTAAAGTGGAGGTCGATTTAGAGGCGCAGCCTGAACATAACCGTGTGCGCATCACTAGCCTGTGTAAATTATCCGGTAAAACGGGTGTAGAGATGGAAGCGTTAACTGCGGCTTCAGTGGCGGCGTTAACTATCTATGACATGTGCAAGGCCGTGCAAAAAGATATGGTGATCTCCCAAGTCCGTCTGTTGGAAAAGCGTGGCGGCAAGTCGGGACATTTTAAGGTTTAG